Genomic window (Terriglobales bacterium):
CAGTGGCTGAAGTCTTCGTTGGAGAGCCCGCGCTTCTCTGATCCAAAGACCAGGGCCACGCGCCCGCTCTTCAGCCGCCGGCGGATGAGCGCCGCCCCCTCTTCCAGCCGCCTCAGGGGATGCTGTGGCTGGCGCCCGCGCGCGGCCGTCGTCCCCACCACCAGCGAGCAGTCAGCCACCGCCTCGGCCACGCTCTTGAATTCTTCGGCCTCGGCCAGCAGGGGCTCGGCGCCCACCGCCGAGCGCGCCTCGCGGAAGGCCACCTCGTAGGGATTGACCACGCGCAGCCGCAGAAAGCCGAAGTTGCTCATGGCGCGCGCCGCCGCCCCCAGGTTCAGCGGGTTGCGCGTGGCCACCAGCACCACCCGCAGACGATCGCGATCCGCAGCTTGCAGCATGCGGCCTATTCTACCCAGTGCCGATTTGAGATTTCAGATTGCAGATTGTCTTGCCGACGTCCGACGTCTGAGGTCTGACGCCTCGATTCTGCGCTACAATTCCGCTTCCCCCAAAGGAGAGCACCATGGCGGACGCAAGCGCTCCCCGCAAGGGCGGGGCCCTCGGCATCATCCTCATTCTGGTCTTCGCGATCGGGGTCCTGGTCCTGACCTACCTGCTGAGCGGTCACTTTCTCGACGGCTCGGGCGTAGGTGTGGCGATGGGGGTCGGCATCGGCGCCGCTATCGCCTCGCTGCTGATCACCGGCATCCTGGAGAAGATGAAGGCCCCGTCCCTGGCCGCGCCGGCGCTGCTGCTGCTGGCCGCGGCGGCGATCTTCTGGCGGGTGACGCTGCCCGTGCTGCATCGCCCCGACACCTTCTACGGCTACCAGGGCACCTATCAGGTCACCTACAGCGACGGCCGCACCGAGACGGTGGACGGCGCCGTCCTCGGCGAGAAGGAGTGGAGCAAGCACGCGGGAGGATGGATGGCGCTCTCCCCGGCCCCGGCCTGCTTCGCTATCGGCATTCTCGCCGACTCCCTGCGCAAGAAGCCGGCGGCCTGACGCTTCCTTTCCTCTGGAAGACTAGCGGGTGAGTGGGAAGAACAGCCGCCAGCATACGGTAGCCAAGTAGGCCACCACCCGCCGAAGTGCGTGCCCACGTAGTTGCGGTTGTAGAAGCGCAGCGGCATTTCCACGCCGATGGTCTTGAAGTCTTCCGCCAGCTCGGTCACGCGCACGCCCGCGCCCAGGTAGGGAGGATACTTCCGTAGCCGCCGCAACAATTGCTTCGCCGTCATCTTCCCCTGCCGCCTCGCATTCCTTCGTGCCCTTTGTGTGATCCTTTGTGTCCTTCGTGG
Coding sequences:
- a CDS encoding TrmJ/YjtD family RNA methyltransferase yields the protein MLQAADRDRLRVVLVATRNPLNLGAAARAMSNFGFLRLRVVNPYEVAFREARSAVGAEPLLAEAEEFKSVAEAVADCSLVVGTTAARGRQPQHPLRRLEEGAALIRRRLKSGRVALVFGSEKRGLSNEDFSHCHWLLRIPTRAERPSMNLAQAVAVCLYELAREARPAPAEKVRPAAAGEVERLTEVLLETLAASGYLKPRAGAATREKIRRLVRRLGLPASDANVWLGMLRQVAWKLRKG